From the Thermococcus guaymasensis DSM 11113 genome, one window contains:
- a CDS encoding MarC family protein produces the protein MSELSTILSSALLMLIMIDPSDKILLVTFLREDFHIEDIKALIIRANLIGFILLASFAVAGQIILQEVFHIDLNALKVAGGFVLFKIGLEALEGGGMFTLKRERDILALAAVPVAMPLIAGPASITAVITLTAEYGYLVSLSATAIAIAIVALSMFIALYMMKSVNKTFLSVTIRIIGLFIMAIGAQMMVEGVVGIYLLMTSAG, from the coding sequence ATGAGCGAGCTCTCAACGATACTCAGCTCGGCGCTGCTGATGCTCATCATGATCGACCCGAGCGACAAGATACTCCTCGTTACCTTCCTCCGCGAGGACTTCCACATAGAGGACATTAAAGCCCTCATCATAAGGGCCAACCTCATAGGCTTCATCCTCCTCGCGAGCTTCGCCGTTGCCGGTCAGATAATCCTCCAGGAGGTCTTTCACATTGACTTAAACGCCCTGAAGGTTGCCGGAGGCTTCGTCCTCTTCAAGATAGGTCTGGAAGCGCTGGAAGGCGGTGGGATGTTCACGCTGAAGAGGGAGCGCGACATACTCGCTCTGGCCGCCGTCCCCGTTGCGATGCCCCTCATAGCTGGCCCAGCTTCTATAACGGCAGTGATAACCCTAACCGCCGAGTACGGCTACCTCGTCTCGCTCTCTGCAACTGCCATAGCGATAGCTATAGTTGCCCTCTCGATGTTTATAGCTCTCTACATGATGAAGTCCGTCAACAAAACCTTCCTGAGCGTCACGATAAGGATAATCGGTCTCTTCATAATGGCCATCGGAGCCCAGATGATGGTCGAGGGCGTCGTCGGGATATACCTCCTCATGACCTCAGCAGGATGA
- a CDS encoding cation:proton antiporter, translating into MEILLLIAIMLATAKLMGYLFERLGQPVVLGQIFGGLLIGIFFETNPVISQFANLGVLLLLFMAGLESELEEFKRVGKQSVVVAGLGVLVAFLFGFAVAYLFVPFHEAILYGAMMTPTSVSITVKVLMEMRKLNTREGTTILAAAVVDDVLGILVLTVAISMIKGGEVNYASLAEVVLSVSLLLFFFLYFGPGLADRVFRLLSRIDLPESETAFALVFLIVFAFLAEHLNLASILGAYLTGLALGQSSKKKSIMDHMNVLGYSLFIPLFFVEVGMRIELSYILHAGLFAVLYTIAAIVSKIVGCGLGARLAGFDWGSSLRIGIGMIPRMGVELAMLAVAMESGIIGPDALTVAILMVFVTTVITPPLLKWLYSR; encoded by the coding sequence ATGGAGATACTCCTCCTGATAGCGATAATGCTCGCGACGGCGAAGCTGATGGGGTATCTCTTCGAAAGACTGGGTCAGCCCGTTGTCCTCGGCCAGATATTCGGGGGCCTGCTGATTGGCATTTTCTTCGAAACGAATCCCGTGATAAGCCAGTTCGCCAACCTGGGCGTTCTTCTCCTCCTCTTCATGGCCGGTCTTGAGAGCGAGCTGGAGGAGTTCAAGCGCGTCGGAAAGCAGAGCGTCGTTGTGGCTGGCCTCGGTGTTCTGGTCGCTTTCCTCTTCGGCTTTGCTGTGGCTTACCTCTTCGTTCCCTTCCACGAGGCAATCCTCTACGGTGCGATGATGACCCCGACGAGCGTGAGCATAACGGTGAAGGTGCTCATGGAGATGAGAAAGCTCAACACGCGCGAGGGAACCACTATTCTGGCAGCTGCCGTTGTCGACGACGTCCTCGGAATCCTCGTTCTCACGGTGGCGATTTCGATGATAAAGGGCGGGGAGGTCAACTACGCGAGCCTCGCCGAGGTCGTTCTCTCGGTCTCTCTCCTCCTCTTCTTCTTCCTCTACTTCGGGCCGGGCCTCGCGGACAGGGTCTTTCGCCTTCTCTCAAGGATTGACCTGCCCGAGAGCGAGACGGCCTTTGCGCTCGTTTTCCTCATAGTCTTCGCCTTCCTCGCCGAGCACCTGAACCTCGCCTCGATTCTCGGCGCCTACCTGACGGGCCTCGCCCTCGGCCAGAGCTCCAAGAAGAAGTCGATAATGGACCACATGAACGTCCTTGGCTACTCCCTCTTCATCCCGCTCTTCTTCGTCGAGGTCGGGATGAGGATAGAGCTGAGTTACATCCTCCACGCGGGCCTCTTCGCGGTTCTCTACACCATTGCTGCCATAGTGAGCAAAATAGTCGGCTGTGGCCTCGGCGCCAGGCTGGCTGGCTTCGACTGGGGCTCCTCCCTCAGGATAGGCATCGGAATGATTCCGAGGATGGGTGTTGAGCTGGCAATGCTCGCGGTTGCTATGGAGAGCGGGATAATAGGGCCAGACGCCCTGACGGTGGCGATCCTCATGGTGTTCGTTACGACGGTGATAACGCCGCCCCTGCTCAAGTGGCTCTACTCAAGGTAG
- a CDS encoding cation:proton antiporter — MDVFLELALILIVAKLFGYLAVRLGFPAALGQLIGGILIGPSILGVVGFDEAVKLLAELGVVMLLFLAGLETDVEEFKHVGVPAFIIASLGVLIPFILGYVSALAWGYSNIEALFLGGILTATSVGLTTSILMEMKKLRTRVGTTILAAAVVDDVLGIIVLTILVGINTRGSVYFKDLLIILGEVVAYFAIGLLAGHPAVKETLKLSERITLPETVTAFAIAIMLIFAYLAEQFQLAGITGAYLAGLLVASTDEAREVDRKFKTIGYSLFIPVFLVSIGIESDVRVLAHAGTFAIIYAILAIVGKIVGCGFGAFVSKFRPIESLQVGVGMIPRMEVALIMANVGLNEGVFDSGTFSIPVTMVLVTTIVTPFLLKWAFSKE; from the coding sequence ATGGACGTGTTCCTGGAGCTGGCGCTGATACTAATCGTTGCGAAGCTCTTCGGCTACCTCGCCGTTCGCCTCGGCTTTCCAGCGGCCCTCGGCCAGCTGATTGGCGGGATTCTAATCGGGCCGTCCATTCTGGGAGTGGTCGGCTTCGACGAGGCCGTGAAGCTTCTGGCCGAGCTCGGCGTCGTCATGCTGCTCTTTCTGGCGGGCCTTGAGACCGACGTTGAGGAGTTCAAGCACGTTGGAGTTCCCGCCTTCATAATAGCGTCCCTCGGCGTTCTCATACCCTTCATCCTCGGCTACGTTAGTGCTTTGGCCTGGGGATACTCGAACATCGAGGCGCTGTTCCTCGGCGGAATTTTGACTGCTACAAGTGTTGGCCTAACCACGAGCATTTTGATGGAGATGAAGAAGCTCCGCACGAGGGTTGGAACGACGATTTTAGCGGCTGCCGTCGTTGATGACGTCCTCGGCATCATCGTGCTCACGATACTCGTTGGAATAAACACCAGGGGAAGCGTTTACTTCAAAGACCTCCTCATAATCCTAGGTGAGGTCGTCGCTTACTTTGCCATCGGTCTGCTCGCAGGCCATCCCGCCGTCAAGGAGACACTGAAGCTCTCGGAGAGAATAACCCTGCCTGAGACGGTTACCGCCTTTGCCATAGCGATAATGCTCATCTTCGCCTATCTCGCAGAGCAGTTCCAGTTAGCGGGCATAACTGGCGCCTATTTGGCAGGTCTCCTCGTGGCGAGCACCGATGAGGCGAGGGAAGTCGACAGGAAGTTCAAGACGATAGGCTACTCCCTCTTCATTCCAGTGTTCCTCGTGAGCATCGGCATAGAGAGCGACGTGAGGGTTTTAGCTCATGCTGGAACCTTTGCCATAATCTACGCCATCCTCGCGATAGTGGGTAAGATAGTCGGCTGCGGCTTCGGCGCCTTCGTCTCGAAGTTCAGGCCGATTGAGTCCCTTCAGGTGGGCGTTGGCATGATACCCCGTATGGAGGTGGCCCTCATTATGGCCAACGTTGGTCTAAACGAGGGCGTCTTCGACAGCGGGACGTTTTCCATACCGGTCACGATGGTTCTGGTGACGACGATAGTGACGCCGTTCCTCCTGAAGTGGGCCTTTTCAAAGGAATAG
- a CDS encoding CBS domain-containing protein, translating to MVQMPMEVPPGKWSKAKKLSLIHTKRRMLQLKRKEELSYNIRYISKVPVKLVMDREFLTLHPEDSLSKLVGSLRDEESSAVVVDEEGHLLGFITMKDLLRFFEPPRRYSIVGINLLKKYSISNASRVEDIMVRKPITIHLDENLGRAIGIMLETGKHHLPVVDDKNRVHGILEVKDIIRLIRIVSS from the coding sequence ATGGTGCAAATGCCTATGGAAGTTCCCCCCGGAAAGTGGAGCAAGGCGAAGAAGCTCTCTCTCATTCACACCAAGCGCAGGATGCTCCAGCTCAAGCGGAAAGAGGAGCTGAGCTACAACATCCGCTACATCTCAAAAGTCCCCGTGAAGCTCGTAATGGACAGGGAGTTCCTGACGCTTCACCCGGAGGATTCACTCTCGAAGCTCGTGGGGAGCCTCCGCGATGAGGAGAGCTCGGCGGTGGTTGTTGACGAGGAAGGCCATCTCCTCGGCTTCATCACGATGAAAGACCTCCTCCGCTTCTTCGAACCCCCGAGGAGGTACTCCATAGTGGGCATAAACCTGCTCAAGAAGTACTCCATAAGCAACGCCTCCCGCGTGGAGGACATAATGGTCCGCAAGCCCATAACGATTCACCTCGATGAGAACCTCGGGCGGGCGATAGGGATAATGCTCGAAACCGGAAAGCACCACCTCCCGGTGGTTGATGATAAAAACCGCGTTCACGGCATCCTCGAAGTCAAGGACATAATCCGTCTGATACGCATAGTCTCCTCGTGA
- a CDS encoding PH domain-containing protein, protein MGVMENPDLPKSVVRHLEPNEKVLFAIKKKISLEKPKWLLITDRRIIYLDEKVLGRYDLKAIPYQKLEQVTVKLGVMSSEFTIEGEENINLKLGWMNKEEARKAINAIKDALNTIAVEPVSIDVQKKLTSETWVLKKPKELITRTTPAGALVQHPSTAPTQKEEDPLEKLKKLKELYDMGVITQEEYEEKRKKLLEEI, encoded by the coding sequence ATGGGCGTTATGGAAAACCCGGATCTTCCAAAATCTGTAGTGAGGCACCTTGAGCCCAATGAAAAGGTTCTGTTTGCCATCAAGAAGAAGATAAGCCTTGAGAAGCCGAAGTGGCTCCTCATCACCGACAGGAGGATAATATACCTCGATGAAAAGGTTCTCGGCAGGTATGACCTCAAAGCAATCCCCTATCAGAAACTGGAGCAGGTAACGGTCAAGCTTGGCGTCATGAGCTCCGAGTTCACGATCGAGGGGGAGGAGAACATAAACCTCAAACTGGGATGGATGAACAAGGAGGAGGCAAGGAAGGCCATCAACGCGATAAAAGATGCCCTGAACACGATAGCGGTGGAACCTGTCTCAATAGACGTCCAAAAGAAGCTGACGAGCGAAACATGGGTGTTAAAGAAGCCCAAGGAGCTCATAACAAGAACCACACCTGCTGGGGCCTTAGTCCAGCACCCTTCAACTGCCCCCACTCAAAAAGAGGAAGATCCGCTGGAGAAGCTCAAGAAGCTTAAGGAGCTCTACGACATGGGCGTGATAACCCAGGAAGAGTACGAAGAAAAGAGAAAGAAGCTGCTGGAAGAGATTTAG
- a CDS encoding BtpA/SgcQ family protein has product MDFERKPLIGMVHLKPLPGSYLYDGDFDEVIESAVRDARTLEKAGFDAIMLENFGDVPFPKYVGKTTVAAFTVVAKTIRDEVSVPLGINVLRNDGIAAYSIAYAVGADFVRVNVLSGLAYTDQGIIEGIAHELAKLRKLLPSKIKVFADVHVKHAVHFFDFEDAVRDTIERGLADAIVVSGRATGSPVDVEKLALAKKISPVPVMVGSGATHENLPELWEHADGFIVGTWIKRDGKVENEVSLERARKLVELANKLRKSL; this is encoded by the coding sequence ATGGACTTTGAAAGAAAGCCCCTAATCGGCATGGTTCACCTCAAACCCCTCCCCGGCTCATACCTCTACGACGGAGACTTTGACGAAGTTATCGAGTCAGCCGTCAGGGATGCCAGAACACTGGAGAAAGCAGGCTTTGATGCCATCATGCTCGAAAACTTCGGTGACGTGCCCTTCCCGAAGTACGTGGGCAAGACGACCGTTGCCGCTTTCACAGTCGTTGCAAAAACAATCCGCGACGAGGTGAGTGTACCCCTCGGGATAAACGTTCTGCGGAACGACGGGATAGCGGCCTATTCAATAGCCTATGCCGTGGGAGCGGACTTCGTAAGGGTGAACGTGCTGAGTGGCCTTGCTTACACAGACCAGGGCATTATAGAGGGCATCGCCCACGAGCTTGCTAAGCTTAGAAAACTCCTTCCAAGCAAAATCAAGGTCTTCGCGGATGTCCACGTCAAGCACGCGGTGCACTTCTTCGACTTCGAAGACGCTGTACGAGATACGATTGAGCGCGGTCTGGCCGATGCAATCGTTGTCAGCGGCAGGGCCACTGGAAGTCCCGTGGACGTTGAGAAGCTCGCCCTCGCAAAGAAAATCTCACCCGTCCCTGTTATGGTCGGCTCCGGAGCCACCCACGAAAACCTGCCCGAGCTCTGGGAGCACGCCGACGGCTTCATTGTCGGCACGTGGATAAAGCGTGATGGTAAGGTTGAAAACGAGGTCTCACTGGAGAGGGCTAGGAAGCTCGTGGAGCTGGCGAACAAGCTCCGAAAAAGCCTTTAA
- the glmM gene encoding phosphoglucosamine mutase, which produces MGKYFGTSGIREVVNEKLTPELALKVGKALGTYLGGGTVVIGKDTRTSGEMLKQAVISGLLSTGVDVIDIGLAPTPLTGFAIKRYGADAGVTITASHNPPEYNGIKVWQSNGMAYTPDMEAELERILESGNFKKAPWNEIGTLRRADPKGEYIKKALEMVQLDNSYTVVVDSGNGAGSILSPYLQRELGNRVISLNSHPSGFFIRELEPNAKSLSALAKTVKAMKADVGIAHDGDADRIGVVDDQGNFVEYEVMLSLMAGYMLRKFGKGKIVTTVDAGFALDDYVKPLGGEVIRTRVGDVAVADELARHGGVFGGEPSGTWIIPQWNLTPDGIFAGALVLEMIDKLGPLSELAKEVPRYVTLRAKISCPNEKKAEAMEIIAREALKSFDYERLIDIDGIRIESEDWWILFRPSGTEPIMRITLEAHTEEKARALMEKARVLVERAIGEA; this is translated from the coding sequence ATGGGAAAGTACTTTGGAACCAGCGGGATTCGAGAGGTCGTCAATGAGAAGCTGACGCCTGAGCTTGCCCTCAAAGTCGGAAAGGCGCTTGGAACTTACCTCGGCGGAGGTACGGTGGTCATTGGTAAGGACACGAGGACGAGCGGCGAGATGCTCAAGCAGGCTGTAATAAGCGGGCTATTAAGCACGGGCGTTGACGTCATAGACATCGGCCTTGCGCCGACCCCGCTCACAGGCTTTGCAATAAAGCGCTACGGTGCCGATGCGGGCGTTACAATCACCGCTTCCCACAACCCTCCCGAGTACAACGGAATAAAGGTGTGGCAGAGCAACGGAATGGCCTACACTCCCGACATGGAGGCCGAGCTTGAGAGAATCCTTGAATCCGGAAACTTCAAGAAGGCCCCCTGGAATGAGATTGGAACTCTCAGAAGGGCCGACCCTAAAGGGGAGTACATAAAGAAAGCCCTTGAGATGGTGCAGCTCGATAATTCTTACACCGTCGTCGTCGATTCCGGCAATGGCGCCGGCTCAATTCTCAGTCCCTACCTCCAGCGCGAGCTGGGTAACAGGGTTATTTCGCTCAACTCCCACCCGAGCGGCTTCTTCATCCGCGAGCTTGAGCCGAACGCTAAGAGCCTCTCCGCGCTGGCAAAGACGGTCAAGGCCATGAAGGCCGACGTCGGAATAGCGCACGACGGCGACGCCGACAGGATTGGAGTCGTGGACGACCAGGGCAACTTCGTCGAGTACGAGGTCATGCTCTCGCTCATGGCCGGCTACATGCTGAGGAAGTTCGGGAAGGGCAAAATCGTGACCACGGTAGATGCCGGCTTCGCCCTGGACGACTACGTCAAGCCCCTCGGTGGAGAGGTTATAAGGACGCGTGTCGGAGACGTTGCCGTCGCGGACGAGCTGGCCAGGCACGGCGGAGTCTTCGGCGGCGAACCGAGCGGAACGTGGATAATCCCCCAGTGGAACCTCACCCCGGACGGCATCTTCGCCGGGGCTCTGGTTCTTGAGATGATCGACAAACTCGGCCCGCTGAGCGAGCTGGCAAAGGAAGTCCCGCGCTACGTTACGCTGAGGGCGAAGATATCCTGCCCCAACGAGAAGAAGGCTGAGGCGATGGAGATTATAGCGCGCGAAGCCCTCAAGAGCTTCGACTACGAGAGGCTCATAGACATAGACGGGATAAGGATTGAAAGCGAGGACTGGTGGATTCTGTTCAGGCCGAGCGGAACCGAACCGATAATGCGCATAACGCTTGAGGCACACACGGAGGAGAAGGCGAGAGCACTAATGGAGAAGGCAAGAGTGCTCGTGGAGAGGGCCATCGGGGAGGCCTGA
- a CDS encoding EamA family transporter has protein sequence MKAQPYLLYALFSAFFALLVPIFGKLGLKDVDSTVATTVRAVIMAVFLVGVALVSGVTREPLNGKALLFIALSGIAGALSWLFYFMAVKGGRVPAVVVIDKTSVALATFFVFPWWTET, from the coding sequence GTGAAGGCCCAACCATACCTGTTATACGCCCTCTTCTCCGCTTTCTTTGCCCTCCTCGTCCCCATTTTCGGAAAACTCGGCCTGAAAGACGTTGATTCAACCGTCGCGACGACGGTAAGGGCCGTTATTATGGCGGTCTTTCTCGTTGGGGTTGCCCTCGTGAGCGGGGTAACGCGGGAACCGCTGAATGGAAAAGCGTTGCTCTTCATAGCCCTCTCGGGAATAGCAGGCGCGCTCTCATGGCTCTTCTACTTCATGGCGGTCAAGGGAGGTCGCGTTCCGGCTGTGGTTGTGATAGACAAGACGAGCGTCGCCCTGGCGACCTTCTTCGTGTTCCCGTGGTGGACGGAGACGTAA
- a CDS encoding class I SAM-dependent methyltransferase, with product MIAMKKYEWEEFFDREADYYLQEPFTKYTKEEVEFLLNEFKLPKGAKILDVGCGVGRHSIELAKRGYRVTGVDISRKMIEKAEERAQKEGVEVEFIKADATKFARDEAFDAAICLCEGAFSLLGLSDDPIEHDLAILRNVYRSLKPGGKFILTALSALSRVKKATNEDIAKGLFDPNTMTFYEEIEAPDGTKVPIRERVYVPTELYLMFKMVGFEVKAIWGGTAGRWGKRKVDMDDIEIMIVAEKPLKDSP from the coding sequence ATGATTGCTATGAAAAAGTACGAATGGGAAGAATTTTTTGATAGGGAAGCTGACTATTACCTGCAGGAGCCGTTTACCAAGTACACAAAGGAGGAGGTCGAGTTTCTCCTGAACGAGTTCAAGCTCCCGAAGGGCGCAAAAATACTGGACGTTGGCTGCGGTGTCGGAAGACACTCCATAGAGCTTGCGAAGAGAGGCTACCGCGTCACGGGTGTTGACATTTCCCGGAAGATGATTGAAAAGGCGGAGGAACGGGCCCAGAAGGAGGGCGTTGAAGTGGAATTTATAAAAGCAGACGCGACCAAGTTTGCGAGAGATGAAGCGTTTGACGCCGCGATATGTCTATGCGAGGGAGCATTCTCGCTGCTTGGCCTGTCCGACGACCCGATAGAGCACGACCTCGCCATCCTGAGGAACGTGTACAGGTCGCTGAAGCCTGGGGGCAAGTTCATCCTCACGGCCCTGAGCGCGCTCTCAAGGGTCAAGAAGGCCACGAACGAGGACATTGCCAAGGGACTTTTTGACCCGAACACCATGACGTTCTATGAGGAGATTGAGGCCCCCGATGGCACGAAAGTTCCGATACGGGAGCGGGTCTACGTCCCGACCGAGCTCTACCTGATGTTTAAAATGGTCGGGTTTGAAGTGAAGGCCATCTGGGGCGGGACCGCCGGAAGGTGGGGGAAGCGGAAGGTGGACATGGACGACATTGAAATAATGATAGTTGCCGAGAAGCCCCTAAAAGACTCCCCTTAG
- a CDS encoding type II toxin-antitoxin system VapC family toxin: MSRSEVFVDSSVFVGLHLGDPKAKELIKRAIEKGYTLITNPMVFSETAYKVMFTLAIQDGLKGVYDLKKHLKDYTFVYERVEKALEELSEAGFLKILPISENMIKLAAQIGNDYGLLPNDSLIAATCKEHGIELIMTFDSDFERVPFLKTFEG; this comes from the coding sequence ATGAGTCGTTCTGAGGTCTTTGTGGATTCATCGGTTTTCGTTGGTCTGCACTTGGGAGACCCTAAGGCTAAGGAACTCATCAAGAGGGCCATAGAAAAAGGATACACCTTAATCACAAACCCTATGGTGTTTTCGGAGACAGCTTACAAGGTCATGTTTACGCTCGCCATCCAAGACGGTCTTAAAGGGGTCTATGACCTCAAAAAGCACTTAAAAGACTACACCTTCGTGTATGAACGTGTTGAAAAAGCCCTTGAGGAACTCAGCGAGGCAGGGTTCCTGAAAATCCTTCCGATAAGCGAAAACATGATAAAACTCGCGGCCCAGATTGGGAACGACTATGGGCTTCTCCCAAACGACTCCCTAATCGCCGCGACGTGCAAAGAGCACGGGATTGAGCTAATCATGACTTTTGACTCTGATTTTGAGAGGGTTCCTTTCCTCAAAACCTTTGAGGGATGA
- a CDS encoding antitoxin family protein, which translates to MEEIIEAVYEDGVLKPLKRPHLREHERVKIKIIGRDVDELLDSMVIRKVEKIDYKRLKEAYYESF; encoded by the coding sequence ATGGAGGAGATTATAGAGGCCGTGTACGAGGACGGCGTCCTGAAGCCCCTGAAAAGGCCCCACTTGCGCGAGCATGAGAGGGTGAAGATAAAGATTATCGGGAGAGACGTAGACGAGCTCCTCGACTCCATGGTCATCAGAAAGGTTGAAAAGATCGACTACAAGCGCCTGAAGGAGGCCTACTATGAGTCGTTCTGA
- a CDS encoding AAA family ATPase, with amino-acid sequence MIIGVVGKIAAGKTTVAKFFEEKGFCRVSCSDPLIDLLTHNVSDYSWVPELPEKTEPTRDRLIEFGKYLKDKYGGDILIRLAVDKKRHCKNIIIDGVRSKEEIETIKKLGGKVIYVEARPEVRFERLMKRKASKDKEIKSFEDFKKIDDAEERLYHTSELKGLADYVIVNEGTLDELREKVERIIEEITGNV; translated from the coding sequence ATGATAATCGGGGTCGTCGGAAAGATAGCCGCGGGAAAGACGACGGTTGCAAAGTTCTTTGAGGAGAAGGGGTTCTGCAGGGTCTCGTGCAGCGACCCGCTCATAGACCTCCTCACCCACAACGTCTCGGACTACTCGTGGGTCCCAGAGCTGCCAGAGAAGACCGAGCCGACAAGGGACAGGCTCATAGAGTTCGGGAAGTACCTCAAGGACAAGTACGGCGGCGACATACTCATCCGCCTCGCCGTGGACAAGAAGAGGCACTGCAAGAATATAATCATAGACGGCGTCCGCTCCAAGGAAGAAATCGAGACAATCAAAAAGCTCGGCGGAAAGGTCATCTACGTCGAGGCGAGGCCGGAGGTACGGTTTGAACGCCTGATGAAGAGGAAGGCCAGCAAGGACAAGGAGATAAAAAGCTTCGAGGACTTCAAAAAAATAGACGACGCCGAGGAGAGGTTATACCACACGAGCGAGCTTAAGGGCTTAGCTGACTACGTGATAGTCAACGAGGGGACGCTGGACGAGCTGAGGGAGAAAGTCGAGAGGATAATTGAGGAGATCACGGGGAATGTTTAA
- the pyrI gene encoding aspartate carbamoyltransferase regulatory subunit yields the protein MAELKVTAIREGTVIDHIPAGKGLKVIEILRLNRPNGGVLLLASNVHSGKLGRKDIVKIEGKFLSEEEVNKIALIAPTATVNIVRDYKVAEKFKVEIPDEITGILRCANPNCVSNHEYTVSKFYVVSREPLKVRCHYCERTMEEEEILRNL from the coding sequence ATGGCCGAGCTCAAGGTTACCGCCATCAGAGAGGGAACCGTCATAGACCACATCCCGGCCGGAAAGGGGCTGAAGGTCATCGAGATACTCCGCCTCAACAGGCCGAACGGAGGCGTTCTCCTTCTCGCCTCGAACGTCCACAGCGGGAAGCTCGGAAGGAAGGACATCGTCAAGATAGAGGGCAAGTTCCTGAGCGAGGAGGAGGTCAACAAGATAGCCCTCATCGCCCCGACCGCTACCGTCAACATAGTGCGGGACTACAAGGTGGCGGAGAAGTTCAAGGTCGAGATTCCCGATGAGATAACCGGAATCCTCCGCTGTGCCAATCCAAACTGCGTCAGCAACCACGAGTACACCGTTTCAAAGTTCTACGTCGTCTCAAGGGAGCCCCTCAAGGTGCGCTGCCACTACTGCGAGAGGACGATGGAAGAAGAGGAGATACTCCGGAACCTTTAG
- the pyrB gene encoding aspartate carbamoyltransferase, with the protein MDWKGRDVISVRDFSKEDIEFVLKVAERLETELNEKGALDYARGKILATLFFEPSTRTRLSFESAMHRLGGSVIGFSSASSTSVKKGESLADTIKTVEQYSDVIVIRHSMEGAARLAAEVADIPVINAGDGSNQHPTQTLLDLYTIKRAFGRIDGLTIGLLGDLKYGRTVHSLAEALAFYDVELYLISPELLRMPKHIIEELQEKGVRIHETTDLEGTIPELDVLYVTRIQRERFPDEQEYLKVKGSYQVNCSVLKNAKETLKVMHPLPRVDEIHPEVDRTEHALYFRQVFSGVPVRMALLGLTLGVLEGV; encoded by the coding sequence ATGGACTGGAAAGGACGAGACGTGATAAGCGTTAGGGACTTCTCGAAGGAAGATATTGAGTTTGTTTTAAAGGTTGCAGAAAGACTCGAAACGGAGCTCAACGAGAAGGGCGCTCTCGACTACGCGCGCGGGAAAATCCTGGCAACGCTCTTCTTTGAACCGTCAACGAGAACGCGCTTGAGCTTCGAGAGCGCCATGCACCGCCTCGGAGGCTCTGTTATCGGGTTCTCCTCCGCGTCGAGCACGAGCGTCAAGAAGGGCGAGAGTCTGGCAGACACTATAAAGACGGTCGAGCAGTACAGCGACGTTATAGTGATACGTCATTCGATGGAGGGGGCCGCTAGGCTTGCGGCGGAGGTGGCCGATATACCTGTCATTAACGCCGGCGACGGCAGCAACCAGCACCCGACACAAACTCTCCTCGATCTCTACACGATAAAGCGTGCCTTCGGGAGGATAGACGGCCTTACCATAGGCCTGCTAGGAGACCTCAAGTACGGGAGAACCGTCCACAGCCTGGCAGAGGCGTTAGCCTTCTACGACGTCGAGCTCTACCTGATTTCGCCGGAGCTCCTGCGGATGCCCAAGCACATCATAGAGGAGCTCCAGGAGAAGGGGGTTAGAATCCACGAGACGACCGACCTGGAGGGAACGATCCCGGAGCTGGACGTTCTCTACGTCACCAGAATCCAGCGCGAGCGCTTCCCGGACGAGCAGGAGTACCTCAAGGTCAAGGGGAGCTATCAGGTGAACTGCTCCGTCCTCAAAAACGCTAAAGAAACGCTCAAGGTCATGCACCCGCTCCCGAGGGTCGACGAGATACACCCGGAGGTCGATAGGACGGAGCACGCGCTCTACTTCAGGCAGGTCTTCTCCGGCGTGCCAGTTAGAATGGCCCTATTAGGACTCACACTTGGCGTTCTGGAGGGGGTTTGA